The nucleotide sequence GAATATAAAATTTATTTTTTGTATGCCTTTTGGCATTTGTCATAAGTGTATCATTTTTATACGGTTGTGTCAAGAGCATTTTATTATCGGTAAAATATAAATTTATAGCCGTTTTTCAGGTCGACTTTTATTTTAATTTTTGCACCACAACCAAGATCAAAGAAATCTTTGCCCCAAGCTTCTCTAAATAATTCTATAGGTCTGTCTCCAGTGCAATGAGAGGGACCGACCATTTTAACCTCAAGTTTTTTTAAGTCTTTAATTATCTCTTCGATTTCATTTTCACTATACGCTATCAGATGAAATCCACCAAGAACTAAATATACATTATTGTTTTTCGTAATTTTTATTGCTTCCTTGACTATATTTACTATTCCCGGATGAGCACAACCAGTGATTACAATAATTCCTTTTTCTGTATTCAATACTAATGACTGTTCTTTTATCAATGTACCTAATTCACCTGTAGAATAAACATTTTCAAGTAGCTTTACAGGATTTTTGACAGAGATAACTTTTTGACACATTTTCTCCACGTCATGTTTAAATCCTTCTGGAAAAGATTCTGGTAAATAAACTATGACATCATTATTTTTTTCTAAGAAGTCCCATATTCCACCAATATGGTCATCGTGAATATGAGACAGCACTATTACATCAACTTGTTTTGGGTCGATTCTTAATTTTTCCATATTAGACAAAAGAATAGTACCCATACCACCAACATCAAAGAGTATCGTTTTCTCTATACCTTCAATAATACAAGACATTCCCCATGCTGTAGTTAGATTTTTGTTGCCAGGGACATTATTATAAAGTACAGTGATAGTGATATCTTTGGCATACGACACCGACGGAAATAAAAGTACCATCAAAAAGATAATGACTTTTTTAATTAACAAATATGCCTCGCTATTTTTTTGCTCCTTTTTTGAGTATTATGTCTCCAACCTTTATTTCTAAATGCTCAGCAACAAGTGGACATTTTACTTTCAGAAGGAAAAATGTATTCTTTTTGTTTTCCTCATTCAATGTTTCATAGTTACCTTGGCCTTTGGAAATTATCATCTGAGCACTATTATAAATTTTTAGAAATTTTTTTGAACATAGATCCAAAATCGTTCCTGGTGCATCAGAACCGTTAGGAATAATTTCAGCTACATCG is from Elusimicrobiota bacterium and encodes:
- a CDS encoding MBL fold metallo-hydrolase, which encodes MSCIIEGIEKTILFDVGGMGTILLSNMEKLRIDPKQVDVIVLSHIHDDHIGGIWDFLEKNNDVIVYLPESFPEGFKHDVEKMCQKVISVKNPVKLLENVYSTGELGTLIKEQSLVLNTEKGIIVITGCAHPGIVNIVKEAIKITKNNNVYLVLGGFHLIAYSENEIEEIIKDLKKLEVKMVGPSHCTGDRPIELFREAWGKDFFDLGCGAKIKIKVDLKNGYKFIFYR